In a single window of the Cucurbita pepo subsp. pepo cultivar mu-cu-16 unplaced genomic scaffold, ASM280686v2 Cp4.1_scaffold000296, whole genome shotgun sequence genome:
- the LOC111784914 gene encoding pectinesterase inhibitor-like, which translates to MASSSFLAVFRIVLLVLFFNGMVPMQAASQDDIVSTICKKTRNPSFCFNVLKSAGTTDLKGLATFTLNLAHDKVAQTRALAQSLASKAVDPKLKERYATCAEQYDDAAGDIEDGKNNLGKGDYNGVNIKASAAMTEAGDCLDSFTQPPKDPSALSGNGKTVEDICSIILVIANLLLGRA; encoded by the coding sequence atggcatCTTCTAGTTTTCTTGCAGTCTTTAGGATTGTCCTCTTAGTACTGTTCTTCAATGGGATGGTGCCCATGCAAGCGGCTTCCCAAGACGACATCGTTTCCACCATCTGCAAGAAAACTAGAAACCCTTCTTTTTGCTTTAACGTGTTGAAATCTGCTGGCACTACAGACCTAAAAGGGCTGGCCACTTTCACCCTCAACCTCGCCCACGACAAGGTTGCTCAAACCCGTGCCCTCGCCCAGTCCCTGGCGTCCAAGGCAGTCGATCCCAAGCTTAAAGAGCGATATGCCACCTGTGCTGAACAGTATGACGATGCCGCCGGCGACATCGAGGATGGGAAGAACAACTTGGGGAAAGGTGACTACAATGGCGTCAACATTAAGGCGTCTGCAGCCATGACGGAGGCCGGCGATTGTCTGGACAGCTTCACGCAGCCGCCGAAGGACCCATCGGCGCTGTCTGGCAACGGGAAGACTGTGGAAGATATTTGTAGTATCATCTTGGTTATAGCCAATCTTCTTCTTGGGCGTGCctaa